In the genome of Leptospira noumeaensis, one region contains:
- a CDS encoding LIC11435 family protein has protein sequence MWNKYLSNVMIFFFIISPVFGENTGEEVTQHQLRWMDVDGATGYVLEIKNSSGYLVLSERVSGTSYDLVNYTSGIYEHRVAVVNKLGKVGSYSDWVKFEVVVSKVPTLTKDSVFSVSKEEKEKVFLLEGKDFIHPMKVYMVTGGKRIPAKKVTIESDSIAKATFAVDADTDTGIYDLVLENPRNKVLTAKQRVVLSDSKEKAAIFAARQERIVRKEIPEDYYETPYYSTLWRSTVMPGWGQKYIDGKNWKLYVYPLVAVSAVAVYASSYSKFIAARSDYQSAVLLGAVLAERQDAQTLWLVNRSNAESKFNAAKTELGVIQAGAGVLGVFLLYNIVDSYFSAKRNVANIEPGFPLGESTKRIQANVTSEAGWNQSKFAYEYGSRYQIEFSSRF, from the coding sequence ATGTGGAATAAATATCTCTCCAATGTAATGATTTTCTTCTTCATTATTTCTCCTGTATTCGGAGAAAATACAGGAGAGGAAGTAACCCAACACCAACTACGTTGGATGGATGTGGATGGAGCTACTGGTTATGTTTTAGAAATTAAAAATTCGAGTGGTTATCTTGTTCTTTCAGAAAGAGTCAGTGGCACTAGTTATGATTTAGTCAATTATACTTCTGGAATCTATGAACATCGAGTGGCAGTTGTGAATAAACTCGGTAAAGTAGGAAGTTATTCTGACTGGGTCAAGTTTGAGGTTGTGGTTTCCAAGGTTCCTACATTGACTAAAGATTCCGTATTTTCTGTATCGAAAGAAGAAAAGGAAAAAGTTTTTTTACTTGAGGGAAAAGATTTTATCCACCCCATGAAGGTGTATATGGTGACCGGTGGGAAAAGAATCCCAGCTAAAAAAGTGACCATAGAATCTGATTCCATAGCGAAAGCCACATTCGCCGTGGATGCTGATACAGATACAGGGATTTATGATTTAGTTTTAGAGAATCCAAGGAATAAAGTGCTTACCGCAAAACAACGAGTTGTTTTGTCTGATTCTAAAGAAAAGGCTGCGATTTTTGCAGCAAGACAAGAACGAATTGTTAGAAAGGAAATCCCCGAAGACTATTATGAAACTCCATACTATTCGACTCTTTGGCGTTCGACGGTAATGCCAGGTTGGGGTCAAAAATACATAGATGGAAAAAATTGGAAACTGTATGTATATCCCCTTGTAGCCGTGTCTGCGGTTGCTGTTTATGCGAGCTCTTATAGCAAATTTATCGCTGCTCGTTCAGATTACCAATCGGCTGTCCTTCTTGGAGCAGTCCTTGCAGAAAGACAAGATGCGCAAACTCTATGGTTAGTCAATCGATCCAATGCAGAATCTAAGTTCAATGCCGCTAAAACTGAGTTAGGTGTGATCCAGGCGGGAGCTGGGGTTTTAGGAGTGTTTTTACTCTATAACATTGTAGACTCTTATTTTTCGGCCAAACGTAACGTAGCTAATATAGAACCTGGGTTCCCTTTAGGTGAGTCAACAAAACGGATCCAAGCAAATGTAACTTCTGAAGCAGGTTGGAACCAATCCAAATTTGCCTATGAATACGGGTCAAGATACCAAATCGAATTCTCTTCTCGTTTCTGA
- the hisD gene encoding histidinol dehydrogenase, with translation MPIPILRCDKNTNKTFDRFLAGAKEDLSSATEKILPILEAVRTKGDKALVELTEKFDGIKLSSVTLDPHSIQTNLDPKIKEAFLRAKANIETFHEAQKRESWFKTIDGNRLGVKYTAIPSLSVYAPGGKALYPSSVLMGVIPAKIAGVKNIQLITPPQKDGLPEILIWLCQILGVNRIVTVGGAQGIAAAAYGTESIPKSEFIVGPGNAYVAAAKSYLAGSGLIGIDSPAGPSEVCIIADSSANPKWIACDMLSQAEHGEDSSAILLTTDESFAKQVSEELEKAFIERPKRLEMKQNSIYKNSAILIFESLEDCIWFSNELAPEHLEIQTRDNELVFSKIEHAGSVFIGPYSPVAMGDYISGTNHILPTARGSRIYSSLGVDTFLKRVTFQEVTKESLETLYPFVKLMSELEGLDEEHGTSVKVRTEDSV, from the coding sequence ATGCCGATTCCCATCCTTCGTTGTGACAAAAACACAAACAAAACCTTCGATCGTTTTCTTGCGGGAGCCAAAGAGGACTTAAGTTCTGCTACAGAAAAAATCCTTCCGATTTTGGAAGCTGTACGAACCAAAGGGGATAAAGCACTCGTTGAACTCACTGAAAAGTTTGACGGCATCAAACTAAGTTCGGTAACTCTCGATCCGCATTCCATCCAAACCAATCTTGATCCAAAAATCAAAGAAGCCTTCCTTCGGGCTAAAGCGAATATCGAAACCTTTCATGAAGCTCAAAAAAGAGAATCCTGGTTCAAGACTATTGATGGAAACCGGTTAGGTGTTAAATACACCGCCATTCCTTCGCTTTCTGTTTATGCACCAGGTGGTAAGGCATTATATCCATCCAGTGTCCTTATGGGAGTGATTCCTGCAAAAATTGCTGGTGTAAAAAATATCCAACTCATCACTCCACCACAAAAAGATGGACTTCCTGAAATTCTCATCTGGCTTTGTCAAATTCTGGGAGTAAACCGAATTGTAACCGTTGGTGGAGCTCAAGGGATTGCTGCTGCTGCTTACGGGACAGAAAGTATACCCAAATCAGAATTCATTGTAGGACCAGGAAACGCCTATGTAGCCGCCGCCAAATCTTATTTAGCTGGTAGTGGACTCATTGGAATTGATAGTCCAGCAGGTCCAAGCGAAGTTTGTATCATAGCCGATTCTAGTGCCAATCCGAAGTGGATTGCTTGTGATATGTTATCACAAGCAGAACATGGAGAAGATTCGTCTGCGATTTTACTAACTACAGACGAGAGTTTTGCCAAACAAGTCAGCGAGGAATTGGAAAAGGCTTTTATAGAACGTCCGAAACGTTTAGAGATGAAACAAAATTCAATCTATAAAAATTCTGCCATTTTGATTTTTGAAAGTTTGGAAGATTGTATTTGGTTTTCGAATGAACTGGCCCCAGAACATTTAGAAATTCAAACAAGGGACAATGAATTAGTTTTTTCCAAAATCGAACATGCGGGTAGTGTTTTTATTGGCCCATATTCTCCCGTGGCTATGGGTGATTATATCAGTGGAACCAACCATATTCTTCCCACTGCACGTGGAAGCCGAATCTATTCTTCGTTAGGTGTGGATACTTTTTTAAAACGAGTTACTTTTCAAGAAGTCACAAAAGAATCATTAGAAACTTTGTATCCTTTTGTTAAGTTAATGTCTGAATTGGAAGGTTTGGATGAAGAACACGGGACTAGTGTTAAAGTTCGAACTGAGGATTCTGTATGA
- the panC gene encoding pantoate--beta-alanine ligase, whose amino-acid sequence MIVISDIIELKNQITSWKRDGLSIGFCPTMGSLHSGHLDLVKTSKKQTDKTIVSIFVNPTQFNDPKDFENYPINTNTDLKLCEEKGVDLVFLPDVKTMYPETKTPIFLSIPELQKNLCGRTRPGHFEGVLQIVSKLFHLTEPTKAFFGLKDYQQFRVISAMVENLNFPIEIVGVPTKRESDGLAMSSRNVRLSEKNRETASLIPRMFALAKKTILGGERDINLLKEILRDFLLTGASLRIDYLEVVDPIDLQSKEKLTGEILLALAVFVGEVRLIDNQIITIPN is encoded by the coding sequence ATGATCGTTATATCGGATATCATAGAATTAAAAAATCAAATTACCTCTTGGAAGAGGGATGGTTTGTCCATTGGATTTTGTCCCACTATGGGAAGTTTACATTCTGGTCATTTGGATTTAGTTAAAACTTCCAAAAAACAAACAGACAAAACCATTGTCTCTATCTTTGTCAATCCAACTCAATTTAATGATCCAAAAGATTTTGAAAATTACCCAATTAATACGAACACCGATTTAAAGTTATGCGAAGAGAAGGGCGTGGATCTTGTTTTTTTACCTGATGTAAAAACGATGTACCCTGAAACAAAAACTCCTATATTTTTAAGTATTCCAGAATTACAAAAAAATCTTTGTGGTCGGACAAGGCCTGGGCATTTTGAAGGTGTATTACAAATAGTTTCTAAACTTTTTCATTTAACGGAACCAACAAAGGCTTTCTTTGGACTCAAAGACTACCAACAATTCCGAGTCATTTCTGCTATGGTGGAAAATTTAAATTTCCCCATTGAAATTGTGGGAGTCCCTACAAAACGCGAAAGTGACGGCCTTGCGATGAGTTCCAGAAATGTAAGACTGTCTGAAAAAAACAGGGAAACTGCTAGCCTCATTCCTCGTATGTTTGCGCTCGCAAAAAAAACAATTTTGGGTGGTGAAAGAGATATCAATCTACTGAAGGAAATACTTCGAGATTTTTTACTCACAGGGGCTTCTCTTCGCATTGATTACTTGGAAGTAGTTGATCCAATCGACCTTCAATCCAAAGAAAAATTAACTGGTGAGATTCTACTCGCCTTGGCTGTATTTGTTGGTGAGGTGCGCCTCATTGACAACCAAATCATAACCATTCCTAATTAA
- the mfd gene encoding transcription-repair coupling factor, whose product MTKEIEDRKFNTKQVISDSKTSLVNLSGIPESAHSFVVGSLYDSLKTDSTFLIVLPTNQDAESFSRELLSFLPQDEIFYFPGPENIPYEYTKWQVEWKRDRILTINRILSGNRSLVVTSVSALLRKLPVSGSLKGKSISLKLGKDFPLEKLLSELVHLGYHREEVCEQFGHFSLKGGILDIYTPYLANPVRIDFFGDTVDEIRTFDPNTQKSITKIDEIIITAANETIVSREEKLKYKEELEKHKDKRLPIDSELEIIEEHLPLVREHEGFLNFFNRKPVVIYPRFFDTKERSYGMEREYNTLYEKKKEESLCLKPEDLLSFGEEWSTLTSDDTPGIRFSLLPDNQRNYSYEPITEVKGFRGKIREAKEYFLELLAEDPKNKILITSSFSAQMMRLKGLFTEDEVETVHSDSEEPLPIPFDTMNPGVHLVISDLKRGFHVLEDNLYIFTDNDLFGRQYKRKTRYKKQASQMIESFIDLKEGDYVVHVNHGVGRFVKIERTKADGKERDFLKLEYAGGDSLFVPLDQISLVQKYIGGTDSPKLDTLGKNSWKKAKDRVQESVDKLAEELVLLYSNRMKLNGFAFPPDTIWQEEFEAAFEFEETPDQITAIESVKQDLESVRPMDRLVCGDVGYGKTEVAIRAAFKVIMAGKQVMLLTPTTILSLQHFNTFKQRYENYPVKIAFVSRFRSAAEIREDLKNFSEGKIDMLIGTHAILSSKVKPKNLGLLVIDEEQKFGVTHKEAIKKFKNLVDVLTLTATPIPRTLHMALTGIRELSIISTPPKNRQSVETYVLEEDDTLIQEAIRKEMERGGQIFYLYNRVESIEEEAAYVRSLVPEISVGILHGQLTEDEIEETLVDFYERKYDILVTTTIIESGIDMPNVNTLIVKRADMFGLSQLYQIRGRVGRSDRKAYAYMFYPSKKLMTELAEKRLNTIFEYQELGSGFKVAMRDLEIRGAGNLLGKEQSGDIMEVGFDLYVKMLEEAISRIKGEDVRVEVRTAVNLKTNFYLPDDYIPDTKQKIEFYKRFEGSANLDEIEELSLEMEDRFGELPQIAKTFVELEKIRTLASNLGFEFVTEKPEEILFKCGTYFRGNPDRVIQAMAKFKGLVISPQEPSVLRYTIPEREDLQKIKKLLSLLEFLAA is encoded by the coding sequence ATGACAAAAGAAATCGAAGATCGTAAATTCAATACTAAACAGGTAATCTCTGATTCCAAAACTTCTTTAGTAAATTTAAGCGGAATTCCGGAATCGGCTCATTCCTTTGTTGTTGGATCTTTATATGATTCACTCAAAACAGATTCTACCTTTTTAATTGTACTTCCGACAAACCAGGATGCGGAAAGTTTTTCCCGGGAACTTCTTAGTTTTTTACCACAGGATGAGATTTTTTATTTTCCCGGACCGGAAAACATTCCTTACGAATATACAAAATGGCAGGTTGAATGGAAAAGAGACCGGATCCTTACCATCAACCGAATCCTTTCTGGAAATCGTTCTCTTGTGGTTACCTCTGTATCGGCGTTATTGCGTAAACTCCCTGTTAGTGGCAGTTTAAAAGGAAAATCCATTTCTTTAAAATTAGGAAAGGATTTTCCTTTAGAAAAATTATTATCGGAACTTGTCCATTTAGGATACCACAGAGAAGAAGTTTGTGAACAATTTGGACACTTCAGTTTAAAAGGTGGAATTTTAGATATTTACACTCCTTATTTGGCAAACCCGGTACGGATTGATTTTTTTGGAGATACTGTCGATGAAATCAGAACCTTCGATCCCAATACTCAAAAATCGATAACAAAAATTGATGAGATCATCATTACCGCCGCGAATGAAACAATTGTAAGTCGAGAAGAAAAACTAAAATACAAAGAAGAGTTAGAAAAACACAAAGACAAACGACTTCCGATTGATTCAGAGTTAGAGATTATCGAAGAACATTTGCCTTTGGTTCGTGAACACGAAGGTTTTCTTAATTTTTTTAATAGAAAACCTGTTGTTATTTATCCTAGGTTTTTTGACACCAAGGAACGTTCTTATGGAATGGAGAGAGAATACAACACTCTCTATGAGAAAAAGAAGGAAGAATCTCTTTGTTTGAAACCAGAGGATTTACTTTCTTTTGGAGAAGAGTGGAGCACTCTTACTTCTGACGATACACCAGGAATTCGTTTTTCTCTTTTGCCAGATAATCAAAGAAATTATTCTTATGAACCAATCACGGAAGTGAAAGGATTTCGGGGCAAAATCCGTGAGGCAAAGGAATACTTTTTAGAGTTACTCGCAGAAGATCCAAAAAACAAAATCCTAATCACTTCCTCCTTTTCTGCCCAGATGATGCGTCTGAAAGGTTTATTTACCGAAGATGAAGTGGAAACAGTACATTCCGATTCAGAAGAACCACTTCCCATTCCCTTCGATACAATGAATCCAGGGGTTCATTTAGTAATTTCTGACCTCAAACGTGGGTTTCACGTTTTAGAAGACAACCTTTATATTTTTACGGACAATGATTTATTTGGTCGTCAGTACAAAAGAAAAACTCGTTATAAAAAACAAGCCTCTCAAATGATCGAATCTTTCATTGATTTGAAAGAAGGTGATTATGTAGTCCATGTGAATCATGGTGTGGGTCGATTTGTTAAAATTGAAAGAACTAAGGCTGATGGAAAGGAAAGGGATTTTCTAAAATTAGAATATGCTGGTGGAGATAGTTTATTTGTTCCCTTGGATCAAATTTCTCTCGTTCAAAAATACATTGGGGGTACTGATTCTCCCAAACTCGACACTCTAGGAAAAAATTCCTGGAAAAAGGCAAAAGATCGGGTTCAAGAATCTGTTGATAAGTTAGCCGAAGAACTAGTGTTACTCTATTCTAACCGTATGAAGTTGAATGGTTTTGCATTTCCGCCTGATACCATTTGGCAAGAAGAGTTTGAAGCGGCCTTTGAGTTTGAAGAAACTCCTGACCAAATTACAGCCATCGAGTCTGTGAAACAAGATTTAGAATCGGTTCGACCCATGGATCGTTTGGTTTGTGGTGACGTAGGATATGGGAAAACAGAAGTAGCCATTCGTGCAGCTTTTAAGGTGATTATGGCAGGGAAACAAGTAATGCTTCTTACGCCCACGACCATCCTTTCCTTACAACATTTTAATACATTCAAACAAAGGTATGAAAACTATCCGGTAAAAATTGCCTTTGTTTCCAGGTTTCGTTCGGCTGCTGAGATTCGGGAAGATCTAAAGAATTTTTCCGAAGGCAAAATTGATATGCTTATCGGAACTCATGCTATTCTATCATCTAAGGTGAAACCAAAAAATTTAGGTCTTCTTGTCATTGACGAAGAACAAAAGTTTGGTGTTACACATAAAGAGGCCATAAAGAAGTTTAAAAACCTTGTCGATGTTTTAACTCTAACAGCAACTCCTATTCCAAGAACTTTACATATGGCACTTACTGGAATCAGAGAACTTTCAATCATTTCCACTCCACCAAAAAACAGACAAAGTGTAGAAACTTATGTTTTAGAAGAAGATGATACTTTGATCCAAGAGGCCATCCGAAAGGAAATGGAACGAGGAGGACAAATTTTTTATCTTTACAACCGTGTGGAATCAATTGAAGAAGAGGCCGCTTATGTTCGTTCGTTGGTTCCTGAAATTTCGGTAGGGATTCTACATGGACAATTAACAGAAGATGAAATTGAGGAAACCCTTGTTGATTTTTACGAACGTAAATACGATATTTTAGTGACTACCACAATCATTGAATCAGGCATTGATATGCCTAATGTCAATACCCTAATTGTCAAACGAGCCGATATGTTTGGACTTTCGCAACTCTATCAAATCAGAGGTCGTGTTGGTCGATCTGATAGAAAGGCATATGCTTATATGTTTTATCCTTCTAAAAAACTGATGACGGAACTTGCAGAAAAAAGATTAAACACCATTTTCGAATATCAGGAGTTAGGTTCTGGGTTTAAAGTGGCCATGCGCGATTTAGAAATTCGTGGAGCCGGGAATCTACTAGGAAAAGAACAATCAGGCGATATCATGGAAGTCGGTTTTGACCTCTATGTAAAAATGTTAGAAGAAGCTATTTCTCGGATCAAAGGAGAAGATGTGCGAGTGGAAGTTCGCACAGCTGTTAATTTAAAAACAAACTTTTATCTTCCTGATGATTATATCCCTGACACAAAACAAAAAATCGAATTTTACAAACGGTTTGAGGGTTCTGCTAATTTGGACGAAATCGAGGAACTTTCTCTGGAAATGGAAGACCGGTTTGGAGAACTCCCGCAAATCGCCAAAACCTTTGTAGAATTAGAGAAAATCCGAACTCTGGCATCCAACTTAGGATTCGAATTTGTGACCGAAAAACCCGAGGAAATCTTATTCAAATGTGGAACCTATTTTCGGGGAAATCCAGACCGTGTGATCCAAGCTATGGCTAAATTCAAAGGGCTTGTTATCTCCCCGCAAGAGCCATCTGTATTGCGTTATACGATTCCGGAAAGGGAGGATTTGCAAAAAATCAAAAAACTGCTTTCCCTATTGGAATTTTTGGCCGCTTAA
- a CDS encoding FecR domain-containing protein produces the protein MRWLNDTRFVVSLLILLIFVFSYLLYRNLNNRFNDSTSPTIGVITFKNKTVLRKYNDAVVWDLIESKTEVKNRDTIRTEGLSDAVLTLNDGTKINISENSMILLDISDKNININFAYGSFEAAREGTISGDMKMNITAGDKTVEVAKGDVKLDKTKSELNIKVDQGEAKLTSNGKEETIAKDQIANVTESGVRVGKPVYRLVLPEDRKNILSESGSEKIQFSVSGWKPDSAKQTSPTIEISLFPDFSKSLIKEKLTTATISKKLNSGSYYWRLSYEDPNNKSKLTTEVFQFRILNDPGLRFFSPKPNEVFSFTRENPVVRFVWNPLDLYSSYTIQIAKDNDFTEGLVSKQTQNQSLAFDSLKEGSYFARIQAKSNLPGIAEKSSSILSFQVLKKTDTSPPELLEPTSGKTFAEEQIKSQLFFSWKDDKDFNGYEWELSSDSNFRSKLKSENTKNNFLKLTGGLGLGTYFWRVKGLIGNGNSLDSKSGSFTVIAKEEMELVAPANGAEVEVDERSTAILKWKKLTGKTNYELEIAREADFQPLLIKENVTGNYFEFKSKDLGRFYWRVRPTGSESDTSASRNFQLISNMEPPSLTSPTRNETIDLFTRNSILFTWKSVDKVSGYRIRLIDISGIREKQILNDRVSATKLQFSDIQKLNVGRFRWEVAALYKQSDGSEKESAYNKQDFFISVPELKVPKILTPGKIYVE, from the coding sequence ATGAGATGGTTAAACGATACAAGATTTGTAGTTTCTTTACTGATCCTTCTTATTTTTGTATTCTCATATCTTCTTTATCGAAATCTAAACAATCGTTTTAATGATTCCACAAGCCCAACCATTGGGGTCATTACTTTCAAAAATAAAACTGTACTTCGTAAATACAATGATGCAGTCGTTTGGGATTTAATTGAATCCAAAACAGAAGTAAAAAATAGAGATACAATTCGTACAGAAGGTTTATCGGACGCCGTACTCACGTTAAATGACGGTACAAAAATTAACATATCAGAGAATTCTATGATTCTTTTGGATATTTCTGATAAAAACATCAATATTAATTTTGCCTATGGATCTTTTGAAGCGGCTCGCGAAGGAACGATTTCTGGCGATATGAAGATGAACATCACTGCTGGTGACAAAACAGTCGAAGTGGCAAAAGGTGATGTGAAACTTGATAAAACTAAGTCGGAACTCAATATCAAGGTAGACCAAGGGGAAGCAAAACTCACTTCGAATGGAAAGGAAGAAACCATTGCCAAAGACCAGATTGCGAACGTAACTGAATCGGGAGTCAGAGTTGGGAAACCAGTGTATCGATTGGTTTTACCTGAGGATAGAAAAAATATACTTTCCGAATCTGGATCTGAAAAAATTCAATTTTCCGTCTCTGGTTGGAAACCCGATTCAGCAAAACAAACAAGTCCCACAATTGAAATATCCCTGTTTCCAGATTTTTCAAAATCACTAATTAAAGAAAAATTAACAACTGCTACTATTTCTAAAAAATTAAATTCTGGTTCTTATTATTGGCGCCTTTCTTATGAAGATCCAAACAACAAATCCAAACTCACTACAGAAGTCTTTCAGTTTAGGATTTTGAATGATCCGGGGCTTCGATTTTTTAGTCCAAAACCAAATGAAGTTTTTTCTTTCACAAGAGAAAATCCTGTAGTTCGATTTGTATGGAATCCTTTGGATCTTTACTCTTCTTATACCATACAAATAGCAAAAGATAACGATTTTACAGAAGGTTTAGTTTCGAAACAAACTCAAAACCAATCGTTGGCTTTTGATTCCCTAAAAGAAGGAAGTTATTTTGCAAGGATCCAAGCAAAATCAAATCTCCCGGGAATCGCCGAAAAATCTTCATCGATTCTTAGTTTTCAGGTTTTGAAAAAAACAGATACCTCACCGCCGGAATTATTGGAACCAACGAGTGGCAAAACGTTTGCAGAAGAACAAATCAAATCGCAGCTTTTCTTTTCTTGGAAAGATGATAAAGACTTTAACGGATATGAATGGGAGCTAAGTTCTGATTCAAATTTTAGATCCAAATTAAAATCAGAAAATACAAAAAATAATTTTTTAAAACTCACTGGTGGACTCGGTTTAGGCACTTACTTTTGGAGAGTAAAAGGTTTGATTGGTAATGGAAATTCCCTTGATTCAAAATCAGGTTCCTTTACCGTCATTGCCAAAGAAGAGATGGAATTAGTGGCACCAGCAAACGGAGCCGAGGTGGAAGTGGATGAACGGTCAACTGCCATCCTAAAGTGGAAAAAACTAACAGGTAAAACTAATTATGAATTGGAGATCGCAAGAGAAGCCGATTTCCAACCACTTTTGATAAAAGAAAACGTAACTGGAAATTATTTTGAATTTAAATCTAAGGATTTAGGCCGTTTCTATTGGCGAGTTCGACCTACCGGTTCGGAATCAGATACAAGTGCCTCCCGCAATTTCCAATTGATTTCCAATATGGAACCACCAAGTCTTACTTCGCCGACTAGAAATGAAACTATCGATTTGTTTACTAGAAACTCCATTCTTTTCACTTGGAAATCTGTGGATAAGGTTTCAGGATATAGGATTCGTTTGATTGATATCTCCGGAATTCGAGAGAAACAGATTTTAAATGACCGTGTCAGTGCCACCAAACTACAGTTTAGTGATATCCAGAAACTCAACGTGGGTAGGTTCCGTTGGGAAGTGGCAGCTTTATACAAACAATCAGATGGGTCGGAAAAAGAATCAGCCTACAACAAACAGGATTTTTTCATTTCTGTTCCGGAACTAAAGGTTCCGAAAATCCTCACTCCAGGAAAGATTTATGTGGAATAA